From a region of the Halomonas sp. HL-93 genome:
- a CDS encoding CPBP family glutamic-type intramembrane protease, translating into MTMIDTIRFPRLKLGLLLFLAGMLGVVALTVTVLPQVLGDASLPLPSWFVLMASIAQSGLLVALAVWLGVLLAPKVGLSAPAFEAAVTRQSVAVALRPQLLPGLLGGLLGGLGLFAIGGYAPAELADVEQPFTVPLVARVLYGGITEELLLRWGLMTVLVWMAWRLLQRRKGTPQIVYMWFAIVVSALLFGAGHLPAAAAQVGALTADLVAFVVGANAVFGVLFGSLFWRYGLEAAIIAHAFAHVVSHVVSIVVA; encoded by the coding sequence ATGACTATGATTGACACCATCAGATTTCCGCGACTCAAGCTCGGCTTGCTCCTGTTCCTTGCAGGTATGCTCGGTGTGGTTGCCCTCACCGTCACGGTGCTTCCCCAGGTGTTGGGCGACGCGTCACTCCCTTTACCCTCGTGGTTCGTTTTGATGGCGAGCATCGCGCAGAGCGGGCTACTTGTCGCGCTTGCCGTGTGGTTGGGCGTGTTGCTTGCACCGAAGGTTGGCCTCAGTGCGCCCGCGTTTGAGGCAGCGGTAACCCGTCAGTCGGTAGCCGTAGCACTCCGACCCCAACTCTTACCCGGGCTTCTTGGTGGGTTGCTGGGAGGACTTGGGCTCTTTGCGATTGGCGGCTACGCCCCTGCGGAGCTTGCTGACGTGGAGCAGCCGTTCACCGTGCCACTCGTCGCCCGGGTTCTCTATGGCGGTATCACGGAGGAGCTGCTTTTACGGTGGGGGCTAATGACGGTGCTGGTTTGGATGGCGTGGCGACTCCTGCAACGTCGAAAAGGTACGCCACAGATCGTCTACATGTGGTTCGCCATTGTCGTAAGCGCACTCTTATTTGGCGCAGGTCACCTGCCAGCTGCTGCAGCGCAGGTAGGGGCGTTGACGGCTGACCTGGTAGCGTTCGTCGTCGGCGCGAACGCTGTCTTTGGGGTACTGTTCGGCTCCCTGTTCTGGCGATACGGCTTGGAGGCAGCGATTATCGCTCACGCGTTTGCGCATGTGGTGAGCCATGTCGTTAGCATTGTAGTGGCATAA